A DNA window from Camelina sativa cultivar DH55 chromosome 13, Cs, whole genome shotgun sequence contains the following coding sequences:
- the LOC104735931 gene encoding classical arabinogalactan protein 25-like, with amino-acid sequence MAFSFLKTLLIFFIFMISLSSPCLSSSLPSSPTISPFQQLSPDIAPLLPSPGDSLPSDDGGGTIPASPSPPDPDTNDGYYPDPLAFSPLASPPVSSPALPSSHPSAGVLLLTVVLSSAFVAL; translated from the coding sequence atggctttctcttttctcaaaacacttctcatcttcttcatctttatgATCTCACTCTCCTCtccttgtctctcttcttctttgccatCTTCCCCGACCATCTCTCCCTTCCAACAGCTTTCTCCGGATATCGCCCCTCTCCTCCCTTCCCCCGGTGACTCTCTGCCTTCCGACGACGGCGGCGGCACAATACCAGCTTCTCCAAGCCCTCCTGATCCCGACACTAACGACGGCTACTACCCTGACCCTTTGGCCTTTTCTCCCTTAGCTTCTCCGCCGGTTTCTTCTCCTGCTCTTCCTTCATCTCATCCTTCCGCCGGAGTTTTACTCCTCACCGTTGTTCTCTCATCCGCCTTCGTGGCGTTGTAA